A portion of the Corynebacterium heidelbergense genome contains these proteins:
- a CDS encoding homoserine dehydrogenase — protein MTNAAQSTAPQPAESSSGASAPSGFKPGKGAGATVGVALLGMGTVGSEVLRLINERSEEFASRIGGRLEVRGVAVGDLSKPRPGVDRELLTDDALSLVKRDDIDLVIEVIGGIDFPRQIVTTALRGGKSVVTANKALIAAHADELSEAADESGVDLFFEAAVAAAIPVVGPLRRSLAGDKVNAVMGIVNGTTNFILDAMYHRGASYAEMLAEATELGYAEADPTADVDGYDAASKAAILASLAFHTRVSGDDVHTEGIRDISVDDIDAAKAAGSTIKLLAICERLVDESTGTESVSARVYPALIPTTHPLASVSESYNAVFVEAESAGRLMFYGNGAGGGPTASAVLGDVVAVARNIVHGGRGPGESTYASLPIADFGDIQTRYHVDMEVVDRVGVLAEVANAFSAHNVSLKTVRQQGIEDGARLVVITHRAKESELKATVESLKTLDEVRSVRSVIRMEG, from the coding sequence ATGACGAACGCAGCACAGAGCACAGCACCACAGCCCGCGGAGTCGTCTTCGGGGGCGTCCGCACCATCCGGGTTCAAGCCCGGCAAGGGCGCCGGAGCAACGGTCGGCGTTGCGCTGCTGGGGATGGGCACGGTGGGCTCTGAGGTCCTGCGCCTGATCAACGAGCGTTCCGAGGAGTTCGCCTCCCGCATCGGCGGGCGGTTGGAGGTGCGCGGCGTGGCCGTGGGGGACCTCAGCAAGCCGCGCCCGGGGGTGGACCGCGAGCTGCTCACCGACGATGCGCTCTCCCTGGTTAAACGCGACGACATCGACCTGGTCATCGAGGTCATCGGCGGCATCGACTTTCCCCGGCAGATCGTCACCACCGCCCTGCGCGGCGGGAAGTCCGTGGTGACCGCGAACAAGGCCCTCATCGCGGCGCACGCCGACGAGCTGTCGGAGGCCGCAGATGAATCCGGTGTGGATCTGTTCTTCGAGGCGGCGGTGGCAGCCGCCATTCCGGTGGTCGGCCCGTTGCGCCGTTCATTGGCGGGGGACAAGGTCAATGCCGTCATGGGCATTGTCAACGGCACCACCAATTTCATTTTGGACGCCATGTACCACCGGGGCGCGAGCTATGCGGAGATGCTCGCGGAGGCCACCGAGCTGGGTTATGCGGAGGCGGACCCGACGGCCGACGTGGATGGCTACGATGCTGCCTCCAAGGCGGCGATCCTGGCCTCGCTGGCGTTCCACACGCGGGTGTCCGGGGATGATGTCCACACGGAGGGGATCCGCGATATCTCCGTGGACGATATCGATGCGGCGAAGGCCGCCGGTTCCACGATCAAGCTGCTGGCGATCTGCGAGCGGCTGGTGGACGAGTCCACGGGCACCGAGTCGGTGTCCGCCCGGGTGTACCCCGCACTCATCCCCACGACCCACCCACTGGCGAGCGTGAGCGAGTCCTACAACGCAGTGTTCGTGGAGGCGGAGTCCGCGGGCCGGTTGATGTTCTACGGCAACGGCGCCGGCGGTGGCCCCACCGCCTCCGCCGTGTTGGGCGATGTGGTGGCCGTGGCCCGCAACATCGTCCACGGCGGTCGTGGCCCGGGGGAGTCCACCTACGCTTCCCTGCCGATCGCCGATTTCGGGGACATCCAAACCCGCTATCACGTGGACATGGAGGTCGTGGATCGCGTGGGCGTGCTCGCGGAGGTGGCCAACGCCTTCTCCGCCCACAACGTCTCCCTGAAGACGGTGCGCCAGCAGGGCATCGAAGATGGCGCCCGACTCGTTGTCATCACCCACCGAGCCAAGGAATCGGAACTGAAGGCGACCGTGGAATCCCTCAAGACCCTGGACGAGGTGCGATCGGTGCGCTCCGTCATCCGCATGGAGGGTTAA
- the thrB gene encoding homoserine kinase, translating into MSTEVPVGTRVHVKVPGSSANLGPGFDTLGLALSVYDHVDVEVVGSGLEVEVTGEGAGEVPLDERHLVVRALRAGLAKADVSVRGLKVHCHNSIPQSRGMGSSASAAVAGIAAANGLVGNVFTPATMIQLAASFEGHPDNAAASILGGAVVSWTNTPVDGRTAPQYYASRMEVHPDIKVTALIPNFHASTQAVRSVLPTDVSHVDARFNVSRTAVMTIALRSDPSLLWEGTRDRLHQPYRAEALPVTAEWVNRLRNQGYPAFLSGAGPTVLVLSTEDVEPKILEEAADQGLRVERLRVADGVEVTAGQR; encoded by the coding sequence ATGAGCACCGAAGTTCCCGTCGGCACCCGAGTCCATGTGAAAGTGCCCGGCTCCAGCGCCAACCTGGGACCCGGCTTCGACACGCTCGGACTGGCCCTTAGCGTCTACGACCACGTGGACGTGGAGGTCGTCGGATCCGGCCTGGAGGTGGAGGTCACCGGGGAGGGGGCGGGGGAGGTGCCCCTCGACGAACGGCACCTCGTGGTGCGGGCCCTACGCGCCGGGCTGGCCAAGGCCGACGTATCCGTGCGGGGGCTGAAGGTGCACTGCCACAACTCCATCCCGCAATCCCGGGGGATGGGTTCTTCCGCCTCCGCCGCAGTGGCCGGCATCGCGGCGGCCAACGGGCTGGTGGGCAACGTCTTCACCCCCGCCACGATGATCCAGCTCGCCGCTTCCTTCGAGGGGCACCCGGACAACGCGGCCGCGAGCATCCTCGGCGGGGCCGTGGTCTCCTGGACCAACACCCCCGTGGACGGCCGGACCGCCCCGCAGTACTACGCCTCCCGCATGGAGGTGCACCCGGATATCAAGGTCACGGCGCTCATCCCCAACTTCCACGCCTCTACCCAGGCCGTCCGCAGCGTGCTACCCACGGACGTCAGTCACGTGGACGCGCGGTTCAACGTCTCCCGCACCGCCGTGATGACGATCGCCCTGCGCAGTGACCCCTCCCTGCTGTGGGAGGGCACCCGGGACCGCCTGCATCAGCCCTACCGAGCAGAGGCGCTGCCCGTCACTGCCGAATGGGTCAATCGGCTCCGCAACCAGGGCTACCCGGCTTTCCTCTCCGGGGCCGGCCCCACCGTGCTCGTGCTATCCACCGAGGACGTGGAACCGAAGATCCTGGAGGAGGCTGCGGATCAGGGGCTGCGGGTAGAGCGGCTGCGCGTCGCCGACGGGGTGGAGGTCACCGCTGGTCAGCGTTAG
- the thrC gene encoding threonine synthase produces MYRDWMPFAEGWDPVTLNEGGTPLLRANHLSELTRCEVFLKIEGANPTGSFKDRGMTVAVSDAVNNGQKVLMCASTGNTSASAAAYAARAGIACAVLIPEGKIAQGKLAQAVMHGAQIIQIRGNFDDCLEMVRKTTTEFPEIALVNSVNPMRIEGQKTAAFEIVDVLGDAPDIHALPVGNAGNITAYWKGYSEYAEAGLSTHRPTMLGVQAAGAAPLVKGEPVLDPETVATAIRIGNPASWHQAVAAKEESGGRFLAQTDEQILDAYHLIAAKEGVFVEPASASSVAGLLHAHAEGKIEPGQRIVCTVTGHGLKDPSTALAEMPEPTVADVDTHAVAEALNLR; encoded by the coding sequence ATGTACCGGGACTGGATGCCCTTTGCGGAGGGATGGGATCCCGTGACCCTCAACGAGGGCGGCACGCCCCTGCTGCGGGCAAACCACCTCTCCGAGCTCACCCGCTGCGAGGTCTTCCTCAAGATCGAGGGTGCCAACCCCACCGGCTCGTTTAAGGACCGCGGCATGACGGTGGCCGTTTCCGACGCGGTGAACAACGGCCAGAAGGTGCTCATGTGCGCCTCCACGGGCAACACCTCGGCCAGCGCCGCGGCCTATGCCGCCCGCGCCGGCATCGCCTGCGCCGTGCTCATCCCGGAGGGCAAGATCGCCCAGGGCAAGCTGGCCCAGGCCGTCATGCACGGCGCCCAGATCATCCAGATCCGCGGCAACTTCGACGACTGCCTGGAGATGGTGCGCAAGACCACCACCGAGTTTCCGGAGATCGCCCTGGTCAACTCCGTCAATCCCATGCGCATCGAGGGCCAGAAGACCGCCGCCTTCGAGATCGTGGACGTGCTGGGGGATGCCCCGGATATCCACGCCCTCCCCGTCGGCAACGCCGGCAACATCACCGCCTACTGGAAGGGTTACAGCGAATACGCCGAGGCGGGTCTGTCCACCCACCGGCCCACCATGCTGGGTGTTCAGGCCGCCGGTGCCGCGCCCCTGGTCAAGGGGGAACCGGTGCTGGACCCGGAGACCGTGGCCACCGCCATCCGCATCGGCAACCCCGCCTCCTGGCACCAGGCCGTCGCCGCGAAGGAGGAATCCGGCGGGCGCTTCCTGGCCCAGACCGACGAGCAGATCTTGGACGCCTACCACCTCATCGCCGCCAAGGAGGGCGTGTTCGTGGAACCCGCCTCCGCCTCCTCCGTCGCCGGCCTGCTCCACGCGCACGCCGAGGGGAAAATTGAGCCGGGCCAGCGCATCGTGTGTACCGTCACCGGCCACGGCTTGAAGGACCCCTCCACCGCCCTGGCGGAGATGCCGGAACCCACCGTCGCAGACGTGGATACGCACGCGGTGGCGGAGGCGCTCAACCTGCGCTAG
- the argS gene encoding arginine--tRNA ligase, which yields MTPAELSTLIGAAARDVLAQHDLDASVVPATPTVERPRNPEHGDYATNVAMQTAKRAGTNPRQLGTWLAERLSQQEGIEEATVAGPGFINIRLAAAAQGKVVADILAAGTHYGHGDLCAGQQINLEFVSANPTGPVHLGGTRWAAFGDTLGRILSAQGATVTREYYFNDHGRQIDRFSRSLLAAARRQPTPEDGYGGEYIHDIAQQVTSLHPEWSELADSEAQELFRAEGVELMFAHIKRSLAEFGTEFDVYFHEQSLFESGAVDRAVDTLKANGNLYESDGAWWLRSTDFGDDKDRVVIKSDGDAAYIAGDIAYIADKIERGHDLCIYMLGADHHGYIARLKAAVAALGYRPEQVEVLIGQMVNLVRDGRAVRMSKRAGTVVTLEDLVEAIGVDAARYALIRSSVDSTLDIDMNLWASRSNENPVFYVQYAHARLSSLARKAAEAGVHSDNPDYSLLTEEREGDLIRTLGEFPAVVKTAAELRETHRVARYAEQLAGAFHRFYDTCQILPKGDEPTGADAAPVFTARLALAAATKQTLANALHLLGVSAPERM from the coding sequence GTGACTCCTGCAGAACTATCGACCCTGATCGGCGCCGCGGCCCGCGACGTTTTAGCGCAACACGACCTGGACGCCTCCGTGGTGCCCGCCACCCCAACCGTGGAGCGCCCGCGCAACCCCGAGCACGGGGATTACGCAACCAACGTGGCCATGCAAACCGCCAAGCGGGCCGGTACCAACCCCCGCCAACTGGGCACGTGGCTGGCCGAGCGCCTGTCCCAGCAGGAGGGCATCGAGGAGGCCACTGTGGCCGGCCCCGGGTTCATCAACATCCGGTTGGCCGCCGCCGCCCAGGGCAAGGTCGTCGCAGACATCCTCGCCGCCGGGACCCACTACGGCCACGGCGATCTCTGCGCGGGCCAGCAGATCAACCTGGAGTTCGTCTCGGCGAACCCCACGGGCCCGGTGCACCTCGGCGGAACCCGCTGGGCCGCCTTCGGCGATACCCTCGGGCGCATCCTGTCCGCCCAGGGCGCCACGGTCACCCGCGAGTACTACTTCAACGATCACGGCCGCCAGATCGATCGTTTCTCCCGCTCCTTGCTCGCCGCCGCCCGTCGGCAGCCCACCCCAGAGGATGGTTACGGCGGGGAGTACATCCACGACATCGCCCAGCAGGTGACCTCCCTTCACCCGGAGTGGTCCGAGCTCGCGGACTCCGAGGCCCAGGAGCTCTTCCGCGCCGAAGGCGTGGAGCTCATGTTCGCCCACATCAAGCGCAGCCTCGCCGAGTTCGGCACCGAGTTCGACGTGTACTTCCACGAGCAATCCCTGTTCGAATCGGGTGCCGTGGACCGGGCCGTGGACACGCTCAAGGCCAACGGGAACCTGTACGAGTCAGACGGTGCCTGGTGGTTGCGGTCGACCGATTTTGGGGACGATAAGGACCGGGTGGTCATCAAATCGGATGGGGACGCCGCCTACATCGCGGGGGATATCGCGTACATCGCCGACAAGATCGAGCGCGGTCACGACCTCTGCATCTACATGCTGGGCGCGGACCACCATGGCTACATTGCCCGCCTCAAAGCCGCTGTCGCTGCGCTGGGTTACCGCCCCGAGCAGGTGGAGGTCCTCATCGGGCAGATGGTGAACCTGGTTCGAGATGGCCGCGCCGTGCGCATGTCCAAGCGGGCGGGAACCGTTGTCACCCTGGAGGACCTGGTGGAAGCCATTGGCGTGGACGCTGCCCGCTACGCGCTGATCCGCTCCTCGGTGGACTCCACCCTGGATATTGATATGAACCTGTGGGCTTCGCGTTCGAACGAAAACCCCGTGTTCTACGTGCAATATGCCCACGCCCGGCTCTCCTCCCTGGCGCGCAAGGCTGCGGAGGCTGGCGTCCACAGTGACAATCCGGATTACAGTCTGCTCACCGAAGAACGAGAGGGTGACCTGATCCGCACCCTCGGCGAGTTCCCTGCCGTGGTCAAAACGGCCGCCGAACTGCGGGAAACGCACCGCGTGGCCCGCTACGCCGAGCAGCTCGCCGGGGCCTTCCACCGGTTCTACGACACCTGCCAGATTCTGCCCAAGGGTGACGAGCCCACCGGCGCGGACGCCGCACCGGTATTCACCGCCCGCCTCGCGCTGGCCGCCGCAACAAAGCAGACCCTGGCCAATGCGTTGCACCTGCTGGGGGTCTCCGCGCCCGAGCGCATGTAG
- the lysA gene encoding diaminopimelate decarboxylase: MDPLTQQPVTPLRVRTTSTEEFNRIPHHVYPLNTRREDDGVVSIEGVRLTDVAEEYGTPVFVLNETDFRTRCRQLATAFRGGHHVHYASKAFLTVSLCRWIEQEGLALDVASENELAVALAADFPAERITVHGNNKSEGFLTRAVTAGVEFVVVDSPQEIELLEQVAAKLGQVQNVLVRVTPGVHVETHEFIATSHEDQKFGFSLASGAAEKATLACAKAEHLRLRGLHCHVGSQVFEADGFVLAAQRLLSLWPTVREGKGPEGSTTLDTLDLGGGYGIAYMPDQEALDVDGVARDLLEQVEAAADRMGIAAPSVNVEPGRAIAGPSTVTVYRVGTVKDVETSDRTTRRYISVDGGMSDNIRPSLYNAEYDCRIVNRLTEAEPVPSRVVGSHCESGDILIADALIPGDVRPGDLLMLGATGAYCYAMSSRYNMMTRPPVVVVSEGSSCTMLRRETVEDILALDTDH, from the coding sequence ATGGACCCACTCACCCAACAGCCCGTTACGCCCCTGCGCGTGCGAACCACCTCCACGGAGGAGTTCAACCGAATTCCGCACCACGTGTACCCCCTCAACACCCGCCGCGAGGACGATGGCGTGGTGAGCATCGAGGGCGTGCGCCTCACCGACGTGGCAGAGGAATACGGCACCCCCGTCTTCGTGCTTAACGAGACGGACTTTCGCACCCGCTGCCGCCAACTGGCCACCGCCTTCCGGGGCGGCCACCACGTCCATTACGCGTCCAAGGCCTTCCTCACCGTCTCCCTGTGCCGCTGGATCGAACAGGAGGGGCTAGCTCTGGACGTGGCCAGCGAAAACGAGCTGGCCGTCGCGCTCGCCGCAGACTTCCCGGCCGAGCGCATCACCGTTCATGGCAACAACAAGTCCGAAGGCTTCCTCACCCGCGCCGTGACCGCGGGGGTGGAGTTCGTCGTGGTCGATTCCCCCCAGGAAATCGAGCTGCTGGAGCAGGTCGCCGCGAAGCTGGGGCAGGTACAAAACGTGCTGGTGCGGGTGACCCCCGGCGTGCACGTGGAAACGCACGAGTTCATCGCTACCTCTCACGAGGACCAGAAGTTCGGCTTCTCTCTGGCCTCCGGGGCAGCGGAAAAGGCCACGCTGGCCTGCGCCAAAGCGGAGCACCTGAGGCTGCGGGGCCTGCACTGCCACGTCGGCTCGCAGGTGTTCGAGGCCGACGGTTTCGTCCTCGCCGCCCAACGCCTGCTGAGCCTGTGGCCGACCGTGCGCGAGGGGAAGGGCCCGGAAGGCTCCACCACCTTGGACACGCTGGACCTAGGCGGCGGCTACGGCATCGCGTACATGCCAGACCAGGAGGCTTTGGATGTCGACGGCGTGGCCCGGGACCTGCTGGAGCAGGTGGAGGCGGCGGCGGACCGGATGGGGATCGCCGCCCCCAGCGTGAACGTGGAACCGGGTCGGGCCATCGCGGGCCCCTCCACCGTCACGGTGTACCGGGTGGGCACGGTGAAGGACGTGGAAACCTCTGATCGCACGACGCGTCGGTACATCTCCGTGGACGGCGGAATGAGCGACAACATTCGCCCCAGCCTGTACAACGCCGAATACGACTGCCGGATCGTCAACCGGCTCACAGAGGCTGAACCCGTGCCCAGCCGGGTGGTGGGGTCCCACTGCGAATCCGGGGACATCCTCATCGCGGACGCGCTGATTCCGGGGGATGTTCGGCCTGGGGACCTGCTGATGCTCGGGGCCACGGGTGCTTATTGCTACGCGATGAGCTCGCGCTACAACATGATGACGCGCCCGCCGGTGGTCGTGGTCAGCGAGGGCAGCTCGTGCACGATGCTGCGCCGGGAGACGGTGGAGGACATCCTCGCGCTGGACACCGATCACTAG